In Candidatus Liberimonas magnetica, one DNA window encodes the following:
- the hisA gene encoding 1-(5-phosphoribosyl)-5-[(5-phosphoribosylamino)methylideneamino]imidazole-4-carboxamide isomerase: MIVIPAIDIRSGNCVRLSQGKIDAETVYSKDPVFIAKLWQAKGAKRLHIVDLDGAFGGAAKNTDILEKIRKEVTIPIEFGGGIRSMNSVDMVMDMGIDYIILGTIAIYNPDVLRAALEKYGTKVMVGIDASDNKVAIGGWKEVTTVDAIELAQKMKEMGLKEIIYTDIKKDGMLQGPNIESIRKMAKQSKLNIIASGGMSNLEDIKKIKALEKDGVSGAIIGRALYTDAINLEEAIKIGEN, from the coding sequence ATGATAGTCATTCCTGCGATTGATATAAGGTCCGGAAATTGCGTGAGGCTCTCTCAGGGCAAAATTGACGCTGAAACAGTCTATTCCAAAGACCCTGTTTTTATCGCAAAGCTTTGGCAGGCAAAAGGAGCGAAGAGGCTCCATATCGTAGACCTTGACGGCGCCTTCGGCGGAGCGGCAAAGAACACGGATATATTGGAAAAAATCCGCAAGGAAGTTACTATACCCATAGAGTTTGGCGGCGGTATAAGAAGCATGAACAGTGTAGATATGGTCATGGATATGGGAATAGATTATATTATCCTTGGAACCATAGCTATATATAATCCGGACGTATTAAGGGCTGCGTTGGAAAAATACGGAACAAAGGTCATGGTAGGGATAGATGCAAGCGATAATAAAGTTGCGATTGGAGGCTGGAAAGAGGTCACTACAGTCGATGCAATTGAGCTTGCCCAGAAGATGAAGGAAATGGGTTTAAAAGAAATAATATATACTGACATAAAAAAAGACGGTATGCTTCAGGGCCCGAATATTGAAAGTATACGTAAAATGGCAAAGCAAAGTAAATTGAATATCATAGCTTCCGGCGGGATGTCTAACCTGGAAGATATAAAAAAAATAAAGGCTCTGGAAAAAGACGGAGTTAGCGGAGCAATAATCGGCAGAGCTCTTTACACCGATGCTATCAATCTTGAAGAAGCTATTAAGATAGGAGAGAACTAA
- the hisF gene encoding imidazole glycerol phosphate synthase subunit HisF has product MLSVRIIPCLDVDKGRVVKGTRFTNLRDAGDPVEVAKRYNREMADEVVFLDITASSDKRSIMLDVVRKTAEQVFIPLTVGGGIRTLEDIRTLLKAGADKISLNTAAVLNPGLVRESSKKFGSQCIVVAIDAKKNKHESWSVYTYGGRIKTKHDAVKWAKKAEKLGAGEILLTSMDCDGTKDGYDLKLIKAVSSAVNIPVIASGGAGKKEHFYDAYKAGASALLAASLFHYREMSISSLKSYLKKKKIPVRI; this is encoded by the coding sequence ATGTTATCAGTTAGGATTATTCCATGTTTGGATGTAGACAAAGGCCGGGTAGTTAAAGGTACCAGGTTCACAAACCTGCGTGATGCAGGGGACCCGGTAGAAGTCGCCAAACGCTATAACAGGGAAATGGCTGACGAGGTAGTTTTCCTTGACATAACAGCTTCAAGTGACAAGCGTTCGATAATGCTCGATGTAGTAAGGAAAACCGCAGAACAGGTTTTTATACCTTTAACCGTAGGCGGTGGCATAAGGACATTAGAGGACATAAGGACTTTGCTCAAAGCCGGTGCAGATAAGATATCTTTAAATACAGCAGCTGTATTAAATCCTGGCCTTGTAAGGGAATCCAGCAAAAAATTCGGGAGCCAGTGCATCGTTGTTGCGATCGATGCAAAAAAAAATAAACATGAAAGCTGGAGCGTGTATACTTACGGCGGAAGGATAAAAACAAAGCACGACGCGGTAAAATGGGCAAAGAAAGCCGAAAAGCTGGGCGCCGGCGAGATACTGCTTACAAGTATGGATTGTGACGGCACCAAAGACGGTTATGACTTAAAGCTGATTAAAGCCGTAAGCAGTGCCGTAAATATCCCTGTAATAGCATCCGGCGGCGCAGGGAAAAAAGAGCATTTTTACGATGCCTATAAGGCAGGCGCTTCTGCGCTTCTTGCAGCATCGCTTTTTCATTACAGGGAAATGTCTATATCAAGCCTAAAGAGTTATCTGAAAAAGAAGAAAATACCGGTAAGGATATGA
- the hisH gene encoding imidazole glycerol phosphate synthase subunit HisH, translating into MIAIIDYGMGNLRSVGKALEFVGANVVVTKSPNRILYADAAVFPGVGAFGQARKNIYSYKLNDVIRKAVFENKPFLGLCLGFQLLFDFSREDGTHKGLGVIQGHVDRFNFTNKKLKVPHMGWNRVKIKNETAQNKMFKGIKNESYFYFVHSYYGKPKEDSYISSTTEYGIDFCSSITKGKIWACQFHPEKSGTNGLKLLKNFVGLIC; encoded by the coding sequence TTGATAGCTATCATTGATTATGGGATGGGTAATTTAAGAAGCGTCGGCAAGGCTTTGGAATTTGTCGGAGCAAATGTTGTAGTGACAAAGAGCCCCAATAGAATATTATATGCTGATGCAGCTGTATTTCCGGGAGTAGGCGCTTTCGGCCAGGCAAGAAAAAATATATACTCTTATAAATTGAACGATGTAATAAGAAAAGCGGTCTTTGAGAACAAGCCTTTTTTAGGCCTTTGCCTCGGGTTTCAGCTCCTTTTTGATTTTAGCAGGGAAGACGGGACCCATAAGGGCTTAGGTGTTATCCAGGGACATGTTGACAGGTTTAATTTTACGAATAAAAAGCTGAAAGTCCCGCATATGGGATGGAACAGGGTAAAAATAAAGAATGAAACGGCCCAAAATAAAATGTTCAAAGGAATAAAGAATGAATCATATTTTTATTTTGTTCATTCCTATTACGGCAAACCTAAGGAAGATAGCTATATTTCTTCGACTACGGAATACGGCATAGATTTCTGTTCAAGTATCACAAAAGGCAAGATATGGGCCTGCCAGTTCCACCCGGAAAAAAGCGGGACTAACGGCTTGAAACTCCTAAAAAATTTTGTGGGGCTCATCTGTTAA